The sequence CACTAGGGAAGCTGAGGAGCCATGCAACAGGATAAGGTACCCATCCTTCTGGAAGCCAAAAGATGGGCTGTTTACGGAACCACCatgagagaaggaattgCGCCCCAGTTGTCATGAGCCAGAGAAGGGTGCTGAATTTCttggagaatgaagagcgCGATGAAGAGACATTGTTGTCTGTCAGTCCGAAATCAGCATGGTACCGAGAATTTCAGATATATATGTACTTACTGGCCTTCTCAAGGTCGGCCAAGCTCTTGTCGAGCTTTCTCCTCAACTTGGCCCATTTCGCGAACTCATCTTGAGAGCTTGTCCTACCCAATTCCGCCTTATCCTCGAGAACTTGCTTTCGCAATTTTCTTTGTTTCACGGCAATACCTGAAAGGAATACCCAGGAATACGCAGTGAAAGCCTAATTTGAAGGGAAAGGATTAGTTAGTCATGGAGGGCATGACCAGGGATGGTAGCGAAATCAAGACAAACGGGCGGACGCACAATCTCTTGGAGCACGGATTTCCCAACCCATGATACAATCTGGTTAATGAGAGTGCAGAGGAATATAACCAGTGTCAGGTTTATCATGGCGAATGGCTGCTCCTTATGATGATTTATAGGATACGGGGATAAGCATGAAGCATGGATGTATTAATGGGGGGATGGCGCTTTGTGGATTTAGAGTAAAGAAGTGATGGCGTGGAAGATAATTACGggataaaaaaataaatagAACACCCGAAAAATAACAG is a genomic window of Cryptococcus tetragattii IND107 chromosome 7, whole genome shotgun sequence containing:
- a CDS encoding protein GET1, with translation MINLTLVIFLCTLINQIVSWVGKSVLQEIAFTAYSWVFLSGIAVKQRKLRKQVLEDKAELGRTSSQDEFAKWAKLRRKLDKSLADLEKANNNVSSSRSSFSKKFSTLLWLMTTGAQFLLSWWFRKQPIFWLPEGWVPYPVAWLLSFPSAPIGSVSSGAWGAICRCVLNTLQEIIQSLLAPSPASTTPVPAAPSSPKNAQPEAKIEPLALEHEKLD